One Magnolia sinica isolate HGM2019 unplaced genomic scaffold, MsV1 ctg349, whole genome shotgun sequence DNA window includes the following coding sequences:
- the LOC131236268 gene encoding prefoldin subunit 3-like encodes MSNETLDPINGKVWLLAVNSSLAFLQERLQQYELVEMKLLAQQRDLQAKIPDIEKCLDIVAALQAKKGTGEALIADFEVSEEIYSQARIKDAESVCLWLGANVMLGYSCEEANALPRKNLENAKVSLEVLVADLQFLRDQVTTTQVTLTRVYNWDVHQRRSKQALCFVFFLLLACARLKCDTWNAQRLNQALVAAKA; translated from the exons ATGTCAAACGAGACTTTAGACCCGATTAACGG gaaggtttggctgctGGCAGTCAACTCATCGCTTGCTTTTCTTCAAGAAAGACTTCAGCAGTACGAGTTGGTCGAAATGAAACTTCTCGCTCAGCAGAGGGATCTTCAGGCCAAAATCCCTGACATTGAGAAGTGCCTAGATATAGTTGCCGCATTGCAAGCTAAGAAGGGTACTGGTGAGGCGTTGATTGCTGATTTCGAAGTTTCTGAGGAAATATATTCACAGGCTCGAATCAAGGATGCAGAGTCGGTCTGTCTATGGTTGGGAGCAAATGTCATGCTAGGGTATTCTTGTGAAGAGGCAAATGCTCTTCCACGTAAGAATCTTGAAAATGCAAAAGTGAGTTTAGAAGTCCTTGTTGCTGATCTGCAGTTCTTGAGAGACCAAGTGACAACAACCCAAGTTACACTCACTCGAGTATATAATTGGGACGTTCATCAACGAAGGAGTAAGCAAgctctttgttttgtttttttttta TTGTTGGCATGTGCTAGATTAAAATGTGACACATGGAACGCTCAGAGATTAAATCAGGCACTTGTAGCTGCTAAAGCTTAA